The following proteins are co-located in the Vibrio azureus genome:
- a CDS encoding PilT/PilU family type 4a pilus ATPase: MDLDIFLERMRDLNASDLYITVGAPILFRVDGELRPQGEALTQPEVEYLLDSTMDPERRASFRRSYESNFAIVRESGRFRISAFFQRELPGAVIRRIETKIPTFEQLQLPAILQNLAVAKRGLVLVVGATGSGKSTTMAAMTGYRNSNKSGHILTVEDPIEFVHQHQRCIVTQREVGLDTESYEVALKNSLRQAPDMILIGEIRTRETMEYAMTFAETGHLCMATLHANNANQALERILHLVPSDQKQQFLFDLSMNLKGVVGQQLIRDKNGHGRHGVFEILLNSPRVAELIRRGDLYELKSTMAHSKEFGMQTFDQSLYKLVMQGKISEEDALYSADSSNDLRLMLKTQRGDGISSGSLTNVKITMD; this comes from the coding sequence ATGGACTTAGATATCTTTCTCGAAAGGATGCGAGATTTAAATGCGTCCGATCTCTATATCACGGTCGGCGCTCCCATATTATTTCGTGTGGATGGAGAACTGCGTCCACAAGGAGAGGCATTAACTCAGCCTGAAGTTGAATATCTCCTTGATAGTACGATGGACCCTGAACGTAGGGCTTCTTTTCGTCGTAGTTATGAATCAAATTTTGCCATCGTGCGAGAAAGTGGTCGTTTCCGAATCAGTGCTTTTTTTCAACGCGAATTACCAGGGGCGGTGATTCGCCGTATCGAAACTAAGATACCGACATTTGAACAACTGCAATTACCGGCTATTTTGCAAAATCTTGCGGTTGCCAAGCGGGGATTAGTCTTGGTGGTTGGGGCGACTGGCTCGGGTAAATCAACCACAATGGCGGCGATGACGGGGTATCGTAACAGCAATAAATCCGGGCATATTTTGACAGTGGAAGACCCTATCGAATTTGTCCATCAACACCAGCGCTGTATTGTCACCCAACGAGAAGTTGGCTTAGATACCGAAAGCTATGAGGTTGCGCTGAAAAACTCGTTACGCCAGGCACCTGATATGATCCTGATTGGAGAGATTCGTACACGGGAGACCATGGAGTATGCCATGACTTTTGCCGAAACGGGGCATTTGTGTATGGCAACGTTGCATGCAAACAATGCTAACCAAGCCTTAGAGCGTATTTTACATCTTGTACCCAGTGATCAAAAACAGCAGTTTCTATTCGATTTATCCATGAACTTAAAAGGGGTGGTGGGGCAGCAATTGATCCGCGATAAAAATGGTCACGGACGTCACGGTGTGTTTGAAATATTGTTAAATAGCCCACGGGTTGCAGAACTGATCCGGAGAGGGGATTTATATGAGCTCAAATCGACCATGGCTCACTCGAAAGAATTTGGTATGCAGACTTTCGACCAATCACTCTATAAGCTAGTTATGCAAGGAAAAATCAGTGAAGAAGATGCGTTGTACAGTGCTGACTCATCGAATGACTTACGTTTGATGCTAAAAACACAACGTGGAGACGGGATATCCTCGGGGTCGTTGACGAATGTTAAAATCACCATGGACTGA
- a CDS encoding YqgE/AlgH family protein, with product MNLKNYFLVAMPGMKDPYFQHRVIYVCEHNEEGAMGLMINAPVDITIGNMLKQVEVQPVHPRLFEDSLDKPVYNGGPISEDRGFILHKPKDYYESSIQMTDELAVTTSRDILSVLGTEAEPSDYLVALGYSGWSPGQLEMELAENSWLTIEATPEIIFDTPITERWTKAVEKLGINPSQLSSDAGHA from the coding sequence ATGAACCTAAAGAACTATTTTTTAGTTGCCATGCCCGGAATGAAAGACCCTTACTTTCAACATAGAGTCATTTATGTGTGCGAACACAATGAAGAAGGGGCAATGGGTCTAATGATTAACGCTCCTGTCGACATTACGATCGGCAATATGCTTAAACAGGTCGAAGTTCAGCCAGTGCATCCACGTCTCTTTGAGGACAGCTTAGATAAGCCCGTTTACAATGGCGGACCGATTTCAGAAGATCGAGGTTTTATCCTGCACAAACCGAAAGATTATTATGAATCAAGCATCCAAATGACCGATGAGTTAGCCGTAACCACATCACGCGATATTCTTTCTGTGCTCGGAACAGAAGCAGAGCCAAGTGATTATCTGGTTGCTCTGGGTTACTCTGGTTGGAGCCCAGGCCAACTCGAAATGGAACTTGCAGAAAACTCATGGTTAACGATTGAAGCAACACCAGAGATCATTTTCGATACACCAATTACTGAACGTTGGACAAAAGCCGTCGAAAAGCTCGGTATCAACCCAAGCCAATTATCCTCAGACGCAGGTCATGCATAA
- the ruvX gene encoding Holliday junction resolvase RuvX → MSRTVMAFDFGTKSIGSAIGQEITGTASPLKAFKANDGIPNWDDIEKQIKEWQPNLLVVGLPTDLHGKALETITPRAKKFANRLQGRFGLPVELHDERLSTTEARAELFDMGGYKALSKGNVDCQSAVIILESWFENLWAE, encoded by the coding sequence ATGTCACGTACAGTTATGGCCTTTGATTTTGGCACCAAAAGTATCGGTAGCGCTATCGGGCAAGAAATTACCGGTACCGCTTCACCTTTAAAAGCATTTAAAGCCAATGATGGTATTCCAAACTGGGATGATATCGAAAAACAGATAAAGGAATGGCAGCCTAATTTACTGGTTGTCGGCTTACCCACCGACCTACACGGCAAAGCGCTTGAAACAATCACCCCCAGAGCAAAAAAGTTTGCCAATCGCCTTCAAGGTCGCTTTGGTTTGCCTGTTGAACTGCATGACGAGCGTTTATCAACCACAGAAGCTCGCGCTGAACTCTTTGATATGGGAGGCTACAAAGCCCTATCAAAAGGTAATGTTGATTGCCAATCCGCCGTCATCATTCTAGAAAGCTGGTTTGAAAACCTTTGGGCAGAATAA